The Limnothrix sp. FACHB-406 genome contains a region encoding:
- a CDS encoding NAD-dependent epimerase/dehydratase family protein: MEKALILGGAGFIGGNLARSLVKQGANPRIYTRPTMSLSRIKDISHRLDIVYGDFLDDVALAQALQGVETVFHLISTTFPSHTQKSGVYDLLSNLLPTIRLVELCVDAGVKKIVYASSGGTIYGEPQFTPITEDHPCIPKSAYGQSKLTIENYLKFYERTTPITFNILRISNPFGPGQHSWRTQGIVAVTIGCILENRTLRVYDQGYAIRDYIFIDDVVDALVLAAKSPYSSTVNISSAQGYQTIEIINKLEEISSTVVDKEFVQGREDDVKVNILSNHEAYEIYNWKPRVSLDHGLLQTFNAAKDQYSIS, encoded by the coding sequence ATGGAAAAAGCACTGATTTTAGGAGGAGCAGGTTTCATTGGTGGCAACTTGGCGCGGTCTCTAGTCAAGCAAGGTGCTAATCCAAGGATATATACCCGTCCAACCATGTCTTTAAGTCGCATTAAAGATATCAGTCACCGATTGGATATTGTCTATGGTGACTTCCTGGATGATGTTGCTCTTGCTCAAGCCCTCCAAGGTGTTGAAACTGTTTTTCATCTAATCTCAACTACATTTCCTAGCCATACTCAAAAAAGTGGGGTCTACGATCTCCTATCCAATCTTTTACCAACCATCCGCCTAGTTGAGCTTTGCGTAGATGCTGGAGTTAAAAAAATCGTATATGCTTCTTCAGGAGGCACAATCTACGGTGAGCCGCAGTTTACACCGATTACAGAAGATCACCCCTGTATTCCGAAGTCCGCTTACGGTCAAAGTAAATTAACTATTGAAAATTATCTCAAGTTCTATGAAAGAACCACACCAATCACCTTCAATATTTTGAGAATCTCAAATCCCTTCGGCCCTGGACAGCATTCCTGGCGTACCCAAGGTATTGTAGCGGTAACCATTGGCTGTATTTTAGAAAACCGAACTCTGCGCGTTTATGACCAGGGCTATGCAATCCGTGACTATATCTTTATCGATGACGTAGTTGATGCGCTAGTACTGGCAGCCAAATCACCTTACTCATCTACCGTTAATATTTCATCGGCTCAGGGCTACCAGACAATTGAAATCATTAATAAGCTTGAAGAAATATCATCAACAGTAGTTGATAAAGAGTTCGTTCAGGGAAGAGAGGATGATGTGAAAGTCAACATACTATCCAATCATGAGGCGTACGAAATATATAATTGGAAACCTCGAGTTTCTCTGGATCATGGTTTACTGCAGACATTTAACGCTGCAAAAGATCAGTACTCGATCTCATAA
- a CDS encoding glycosyltransferase — MKRNSQYPLVSICIPLYNKSEFFRQTIESIQSQTYENLEIVISDNGSTDGSWEIAAEYANLDSRIRLYRSETTISANESFRRAILLANGEILKLQCADDYLSPDFVAQMTAPLLASTDTDFTVCKVQPVFERVSHALSQKDVENDFLVTLPKSIQDLIKTVGLKERSRKLLYHWVSGYSLGGFCGLLFRKRCLPLTRWKGIEMGAPASHLDWDFLFRLYLNYNGLFLDKVLEFFRYSPTSGTLQLLSGEFTSFDELGLLMSLTLATDKTLGEFRSSLSPEDWSALLRKSHQDLEFVAQNTFAIDSKSASEVRNWCGLEQDLRDQLLQDPTNYFVYRQLSSLLEQRNQATTAERAASLAFQLQWGKTLVSLRSYDYSSPNLEVVQPDKCFPHMILGNKELVTWKYFRRDTPHNWYVDSRATSTGFLSRDEAVLLHNIALQFRGLPALEVGCWMGWSACHLALAGVLLDVIDPILFNPEFQQSVSQSLHSAGVLERVHLIPGYSPQAVRDLASTRSYPWSLIFIDGNHDHPGPLLDAQTCVEFAAPDAAIVFHDLASPEVAEGLHYLRSQGWQTMIYQTMQIMGIAWRGTVRPVYHTPDPRVNWQTPEHLKGYMISGEDNL, encoded by the coding sequence ATGAAGCGGAACTCTCAGTATCCCTTGGTTTCGATCTGTATACCCCTGTACAATAAATCTGAATTTTTTAGGCAGACAATTGAATCAATTCAATCTCAAACGTATGAAAACCTGGAAATTGTTATCAGTGACAATGGGAGCACTGATGGATCTTGGGAGATTGCTGCTGAATATGCCAATCTTGACTCGAGGATCAGATTATACCGTTCGGAAACAACCATTTCAGCTAACGAAAGCTTCCGTCGTGCCATTCTTTTGGCTAACGGCGAAATCCTGAAACTCCAATGTGCCGATGATTATCTGTCCCCAGATTTCGTTGCACAGATGACTGCTCCGTTGCTAGCATCAACTGATACGGATTTTACTGTCTGCAAGGTTCAACCTGTTTTTGAACGTGTTTCTCATGCTCTTTCACAAAAAGATGTTGAAAATGACTTTTTAGTGACTCTTCCGAAATCTATTCAAGACTTAATTAAGACTGTTGGACTCAAAGAACGATCGAGAAAGTTGCTTTATCATTGGGTAAGTGGATATTCACTTGGTGGCTTCTGCGGTCTTTTATTCCGAAAGCGGTGTCTACCACTAACCCGATGGAAAGGAATTGAAATGGGCGCACCAGCTTCTCATTTAGACTGGGACTTCCTATTTCGTCTCTATCTTAACTACAACGGCTTATTCCTTGACAAAGTCCTAGAGTTTTTCCGATACAGTCCCACCAGTGGCACCCTACAGCTCCTTTCGGGAGAATTCACGTCATTTGACGAACTCGGGCTCTTGATGTCACTAACATTAGCAACTGATAAGACTCTTGGTGAATTTCGCAGCAGTTTATCACCAGAAGATTGGAGCGCCCTACTCAGAAAAAGTCATCAAGACCTGGAGTTCGTTGCTCAAAACACATTTGCGATAGATAGCAAGTCTGCTTCTGAAGTAAGAAATTGGTGCGGACTTGAGCAAGATTTACGTGACCAGTTGCTGCAAGATCCCACTAACTACTTCGTCTATCGACAGCTGTCAAGTCTGCTGGAACAGCGCAATCAAGCCACAACTGCAGAGAGGGCTGCAAGCCTTGCTTTTCAGTTACAGTGGGGGAAGACATTGGTTTCACTAAGAAGCTATGATTACTCCAGTCCAAACCTAGAGGTAGTACAGCCAGACAAGTGTTTTCCTCACATGATTCTTGGCAATAAAGAATTGGTGACCTGGAAATATTTTCGGAGAGACACTCCACATAACTGGTATGTAGATTCCCGAGCGACTAGCACTGGTTTCCTAAGTCGCGATGAGGCTGTACTTCTGCATAACATAGCACTTCAGTTCCGGGGACTGCCTGCCCTAGAAGTTGGATGCTGGATGGGTTGGTCAGCATGTCACTTGGCGTTGGCAGGTGTCTTACTGGATGTCATTGACCCCATCCTATTCAACCCCGAATTTCAACAATCTGTATCTCAATCACTACATTCCGCTGGTGTTTTGGAAAGGGTTCACCTGATTCCTGGGTATAGTCCTCAGGCTGTCCGAGATCTGGCATCAACTAGATCTTACCCTTGGTCTTTGATTTTCATCGATGGTAATCATGATCACCCCGGTCCATTACTAGATGCACAAACCTGCGTAGAATTTGCTGCCCCCGACGCTGCAATCGTCTTCCATGACTTAGCCTCCCCTGAAGTTGCTGAAGGATTACACTACCTTCGTAGTCAAGGCTGGCAAACTATGATCTACCAAACGATGCAGATTATGGGAATTGCCTGGCGAGGTACCGTTCGGCCGGTCTACCATACTCCAGATCCACGAGTGAATTGGCAGACACCAGAGCATTTAAAAGGCTATATGATCAGTGGAGAAGATAATTTGTAA
- a CDS encoding glycosyltransferase family A protein → MSTTEKLPLISICIPLFNKVEFFRQTVESILSQTYENFEIVISDNGSSDGSSELALEYASADVRVKYYHLSQTISAGENFRHSLLLARGKILKLQCADDYLEPDFISTMVQPLLKSPETDFSVCTVKPVFDDEASQILNPSLIEQHLAVPLK, encoded by the coding sequence ATGAGCACCACTGAAAAGTTACCACTGATTTCGATTTGTATTCCCTTGTTCAATAAGGTTGAATTCTTTAGACAAACAGTTGAATCAATACTATCTCAGACTTACGAAAACTTTGAAATAGTCATTAGTGATAATGGAAGCTCGGATGGATCTTCAGAACTGGCACTGGAGTACGCCAGCGCTGATGTGCGAGTCAAGTACTACCACCTCAGTCAAACTATATCAGCTGGTGAAAACTTTCGTCATTCGCTTCTCTTAGCGCGCGGTAAAATTCTAAAGCTTCAGTGTGCAGATGATTATCTCGAACCAGACTTCATCTCGACAATGGTGCAGCCTCTTCTCAAGTCACCTGAGACTGACTTTTCTGTATGTACTGTAAAGCCTGTCTTTGACGACGAGGCAAGCCAAATTCTCAATCCATCACTTATCGAACAACATTTGGCAGTGCCTTTGAAGTAA
- a CDS encoding NAD-dependent epimerase/dehydratase family protein, with protein sequence MRQDLINIIKEDCDRVTANFVDDLSVLRGECILITGGTGFVGTWLTELIVFLNDAYGFNTKLVLLSSRAYNFSAKAPHLALRKDILLVEQDVRAFLDISSDVNWIIHAAANPDSRLHASDPLKIIDVIIKGTESALMAATRLPNLKKFLNISSGLVYGLQPLEMEVTPENFRGVLDFTSINSAYAEAKQMGETLCAVYRNQHRLPVVNARPFAFIGPYQLLDRPWAINNFIRDSLLGSEIRILGDGETIRSYMYPSDMALWLLVALVKGRIGASYNIGSSHGITLKSLASIICSNFANPPEITVGSSEITKLKRSKLVPDTSLASKELKLDLTVNIKESIRKTILWNLALMRN encoded by the coding sequence GTGAGGCAAGACTTGATTAATATTATCAAAGAGGACTGTGATCGAGTAACAGCGAACTTTGTTGATGATTTATCTGTATTAAGAGGTGAGTGTATCCTGATCACAGGAGGCACCGGTTTTGTTGGAACGTGGCTAACCGAATTGATCGTATTCTTGAATGATGCCTATGGCTTTAACACAAAATTAGTCTTGCTATCATCGCGAGCCTATAATTTCAGCGCTAAAGCTCCACATCTGGCACTGAGAAAAGATATCTTGCTTGTAGAGCAAGATGTTCGCGCTTTTTTGGATATTTCCAGTGACGTAAATTGGATTATCCACGCTGCTGCAAACCCAGATAGCCGTCTTCATGCTTCAGATCCATTGAAGATAATAGATGTCATTATCAAGGGAACAGAGTCGGCTCTGATGGCAGCAACTCGTTTGCCAAACTTAAAAAAATTTCTCAACATCAGTTCTGGTTTAGTCTATGGCCTACAACCTCTAGAGATGGAGGTTACCCCTGAGAATTTTCGTGGAGTCTTAGATTTTACTTCCATTAACTCTGCCTATGCAGAAGCAAAGCAGATGGGAGAAACTTTGTGTGCTGTTTACCGAAATCAACATAGGCTACCGGTAGTCAATGCCCGTCCTTTTGCTTTTATTGGCCCCTACCAACTTCTAGATAGACCTTGGGCAATTAATAATTTTATTCGAGACAGTTTATTGGGGAGTGAGATTCGCATTTTAGGAGATGGCGAAACGATCAGGAGTTACATGTATCCTAGTGATATGGCTCTATGGCTCCTGGTAGCTTTGGTCAAGGGACGAATCGGAGCTAGCTACAATATAGGTAGTTCACACGGCATTACTCTAAAGTCATTGGCATCCATCATCTGCAGTAACTTTGCGAATCCGCCCGAGATAACAGTTGGCTCTTCAGAGATAACTAAACTCAAGCGATCCAAGTTAGTCCCAGACACTTCTTTGGCTTCCAAAGAATTAAAGCTTGACTTAACAGTCAATATTAAAGAATCTATTAGAAAAACAATTTTATGGAATCTCGCCTTAATGCGTAACTGA
- the dmpG gene encoding 4-hydroxy-2-oxovalerate aldolase translates to MSTVLISDPTLRDGNHAVRHQLSARQVALYASAADAAGVPIIEVGHGNGLGASSLQVGESLISDHEILEVARQNLVNAKLSIHVIPGFATINKDLKTAIDIGVDLVRVASHCTEADITQRHIGYARDKGKEVYGVLMMSHMASKELLAEEASKMESYGAEAIIIMDSAGTYLPCDVTERIAELVTNLTIPVGFHGHNNLGMAVANSIAAVQAGATILDGTARGFGAGSGNTQLEVLVAVLEKMGFSTGVDLYKMLDAADIAEKELMSVIPSIQSISVISGLSGVFSGFAKHVERISREYGVNPKNVFLELGRRKVVAGQEDLIIEIVMNLMTGGATR, encoded by the coding sequence ATGTCAACTGTATTGATTAGTGACCCTACTCTAAGAGATGGAAACCACGCCGTCCGTCATCAACTGAGCGCACGACAAGTAGCTCTCTATGCATCAGCAGCCGATGCTGCTGGTGTCCCTATCATTGAAGTTGGACATGGCAATGGACTTGGTGCTTCTTCTCTGCAAGTAGGAGAAAGTTTGATCAGTGATCACGAAATTCTAGAGGTAGCTAGACAAAACCTGGTCAATGCAAAATTGAGCATCCACGTGATTCCTGGTTTTGCCACAATCAACAAGGATCTAAAAACAGCTATAGATATTGGCGTAGATTTGGTCAGAGTTGCCTCTCACTGCACCGAGGCTGATATTACTCAGCGACATATCGGTTATGCTCGGGATAAAGGAAAAGAAGTTTATGGAGTCCTAATGATGAGCCACATGGCATCAAAAGAACTTTTAGCAGAAGAAGCATCAAAAATGGAATCTTATGGTGCTGAGGCTATTATAATTATGGACTCAGCAGGCACTTATCTTCCCTGCGATGTCACTGAAAGAATAGCAGAGTTAGTCACAAACTTAACTATTCCAGTGGGTTTTCACGGACACAATAATTTGGGAATGGCAGTTGCTAATTCAATAGCGGCCGTCCAGGCAGGAGCCACTATTTTGGACGGCACAGCACGTGGCTTTGGTGCTGGTTCAGGTAACACCCAGCTTGAAGTCCTAGTCGCTGTCTTAGAAAAAATGGGATTTTCAACAGGTGTTGACTTATACAAGATGCTAGATGCAGCTGACATTGCTGAAAAAGAATTAATGTCCGTCATTCCCAGCATCCAATCTATTAGCGTTATCAGCGGACTATCTGGAGTTTTTTCAGGATTCGCTAAGCATGTTGAGCGTATTTCCAGGGAATATGGAGTGAATCCAAAGAATGTTTTTCTTGAGCTTGGTCGTCGTAAGGTGGTAGCAGGTCAAGAAGATTTAATCATCGAAATAGTTATGAATCTAATGACTGGAGGGGCTACCAGGTGA
- a CDS encoding acetaldehyde dehydrogenase (acetylating) — translation MRKLKVAILGSGNIGTDLLVKIMRSPLLECSLFIGRNMASPGMAKANSLGVRISDLSIEAIVKEPDCCDLVFDATSAKDHIHHWSLLERLGKIVIDMTPAKIGEMCIPAVNIEKCNLYKNVNMVSCGGQASIPLAYLVGRIHQSVEYIEVVSSIASRSAGPATRANIDEYIETTEEGIKNFSGCNRAKAILILNPAQPCIDMQTTIFARVKNPDLDKLKTVVDEMVNSIRMYVPGYQLIVPPMLENDRIIMTVKVQGLGDYLPTYAGNLDIINCAAIATAEKYAKEYIKISSYDDNCDAVEEPYVNCID, via the coding sequence ATGCGCAAACTAAAGGTAGCAATACTCGGTAGTGGCAACATCGGTACAGATCTTCTGGTCAAGATCATGCGATCACCCCTCCTTGAGTGCTCCCTATTTATTGGACGTAACATGGCATCTCCCGGTATGGCAAAGGCTAATAGCCTGGGGGTGAGAATTTCTGACCTTAGCATCGAAGCTATTGTTAAAGAACCAGATTGTTGTGATTTGGTTTTTGATGCCACATCAGCGAAAGATCACATCCATCACTGGTCTTTGTTGGAAAGGCTGGGTAAGATTGTAATTGACATGACACCTGCCAAAATTGGTGAAATGTGTATTCCGGCTGTAAATATAGAAAAATGTAATTTGTATAAAAACGTTAATATGGTTAGCTGTGGTGGGCAAGCTTCTATTCCTCTAGCCTATCTTGTAGGCCGTATTCACCAAAGCGTTGAGTATATAGAGGTTGTTTCTAGTATTGCTTCTCGGAGTGCTGGCCCCGCTACTCGTGCAAATATTGATGAATATATCGAAACAACGGAAGAGGGTATTAAAAATTTTTCGGGATGCAACCGTGCTAAAGCAATTCTTATACTTAATCCGGCACAGCCATGTATTGATATGCAAACTACTATTTTTGCCAGAGTCAAAAATCCTGATCTGGATAAACTTAAGACTGTTGTTGACGAAATGGTTAACAGTATTCGGATGTATGTTCCTGGATACCAGCTTATTGTACCTCCCATGCTTGAAAATGATCGAATTATCATGACGGTCAAAGTTCAAGGGCTGGGTGACTACCTGCCAACGTATGCCGGCAATCTGGATATTATTAACTGTGCCGCAATCGCCACTGCCGAAAAATACGCAAAGGAATATATTAAGATTTCCAGCTATGACGACAACTGTGATGCAGTAGAGGAGCCTTATGTCAACTGTATTGATTAG
- a CDS encoding thiamine pyrophosphate-binding protein, producing MKTRVADFITNKLYEAGGECVFLVTGGMIMHLTDALYQHENQKFVCCHHEQSAVMAAEAYGRFTGKLGVAYVTAGPGALNTLTGVVGAYVDSSPCIIVSGQSKVSQTMVTGPRQFALQGFNTLPIFEQVTKYAVILNDLSRIRYEVEKCIYLATSHRVGPVWIESPIDIQGMYFDPDEFEGFNPPVLDQSVNSLTETVNQVAETILQSRRPCILGGAGIRLSNAIESFHKLIDKTRIPVLTSRLGMDLIDHHHPLFVGRPGTYGDRAANFTIQNSDLLLNIGCRLGIGLVGYDFQDFARYAVKICVDVDEQELIKPSILPDISVCSDAKLFIDLLLEKLGDYQLDNSSWRKQTQVWKQKYPVDLPEYQQEKNGVNSYHFMSRLSKEVSKDSSFLIDTGSCFHVFAQAFQVKFGQRHIITGGLSTMGYMPGAIGVATANQGREVFCITGDGSVQFNIQELQTIFQNDLPIKLIVLNNNGYLLIRLTQRNFQEGRFIGVDKDSGVSCPDMEKIASAYGIKFIRISGLCDLDEKLSEIIHHQGPLVCEVMTPPNQLLIPRVASKKMDDGRMVSMPYDDMFPFLPREEYLGNCVREKIV from the coding sequence ATGAAAACCCGAGTTGCAGACTTTATAACAAATAAGCTGTACGAAGCAGGAGGGGAGTGCGTATTTTTAGTCACAGGTGGCATGATTATGCACCTGACCGACGCTTTGTATCAGCATGAAAATCAGAAGTTCGTTTGCTGTCACCACGAACAATCCGCAGTAATGGCAGCAGAAGCCTATGGAAGGTTTACAGGAAAACTAGGAGTTGCTTACGTCACGGCTGGCCCTGGGGCATTGAATACACTAACGGGAGTTGTAGGGGCTTATGTAGACTCTTCTCCCTGTATCATCGTTTCGGGTCAATCCAAGGTATCCCAAACTATGGTTACAGGGCCTAGGCAATTTGCACTCCAAGGATTCAATACCCTGCCGATATTTGAGCAGGTTACCAAATATGCCGTAATACTCAATGACTTATCAAGAATAAGATATGAAGTCGAAAAGTGCATTTATTTAGCGACCTCCCATCGTGTGGGCCCAGTGTGGATTGAGTCTCCCATTGATATTCAGGGTATGTATTTTGATCCTGATGAGTTTGAGGGATTCAATCCCCCAGTGCTAGACCAATCAGTGAATTCTCTAACAGAAACGGTTAATCAAGTTGCTGAGACGATCCTCCAAAGCAGAAGACCTTGCATCTTAGGCGGAGCTGGTATTCGGCTTTCCAACGCTATTGAGTCCTTCCACAAACTAATTGATAAAACCCGTATTCCGGTCTTAACGTCAAGACTAGGAATGGATTTAATAGATCATCATCATCCTTTATTTGTTGGCAGACCCGGCACTTATGGCGACCGAGCAGCTAACTTTACCATTCAAAATTCCGATCTGTTGCTCAATATCGGCTGTCGCTTAGGCATTGGACTTGTTGGCTATGACTTTCAAGATTTTGCACGTTACGCAGTAAAAATTTGTGTTGATGTTGATGAACAAGAGCTTATAAAGCCTTCTATTTTACCCGATATATCAGTTTGCTCTGATGCAAAACTTTTTATAGACCTACTGCTTGAAAAACTAGGCGATTATCAACTTGATAACTCTTCGTGGAGGAAGCAAACTCAAGTCTGGAAACAAAAATACCCTGTTGATTTACCGGAATATCAACAAGAGAAAAACGGTGTTAACTCTTATCATTTCATGAGCCGATTATCCAAAGAAGTGTCAAAGGACTCGTCCTTTTTGATTGATACTGGCTCTTGCTTTCATGTTTTTGCACAGGCTTTCCAAGTCAAATTTGGACAACGACACATCATCACAGGTGGTTTATCTACAATGGGATATATGCCTGGGGCTATCGGAGTGGCAACTGCTAATCAGGGGAGAGAAGTATTCTGTATCACTGGTGATGGTTCAGTTCAGTTCAACATCCAAGAGCTACAAACGATTTTTCAGAATGATCTACCCATTAAATTAATTGTCCTCAATAACAATGGTTACTTGCTGATTCGCCTCACTCAGAGAAATTTTCAAGAAGGGCGATTCATTGGAGTTGATAAAGATAGCGGTGTGAGCTGTCCCGATATGGAAAAAATTGCATCTGCCTATGGAATTAAGTTCATCAGAATCTCGGGACTCTGTGACTTGGATGAAAAACTATCTGAGATTATCCATCATCAGGGGCCTTTAGTCTGTGAGGTAATGACACCGCCGAATCAATTACTGATTCCAAGAGTTGCTTCTAAAAAGATGGATGATGGCAGAATGGTATCGATGCCGTATGACGATATGTTTCCTTTCCTTCCTCGCGAAGAATATTTAGGAAATTGCGTTCGCGAAAAAATCGTGTAA